The following nucleotide sequence is from Aquarana catesbeiana isolate 2022-GZ linkage group LG08, ASM4218655v1, whole genome shotgun sequence.
GAATTCATATATGTGTATTAGTTAGATATATACCCAACCCGTATATTTGTATATATCTAACcaatctgtatatctgtatatatccAACCtacctgtatatctgtatatatccAACCTACCTGTATATCTCTATCCAACCtacctgtatatctgtatatatccAACCTacctgtatatttgtatatatccaaccaatctgtatatctgtatatatccAAACTACCTGTATATATATTCATTACACAGACACtattgtggagttgatttactaaaactggagagtgcagaatctggtgctgctgtgcatgatagccaatcagcttccaggtcaaggattaattgaacaagctggagtgagaagctaattggctaccatatgcagagctgcacctgattggTGTGCTCCAGTTTTTGCTATTTTTCCTCCCATAGTATACATATCCGGACATATGGATCTCGAATCCCTTGCCAtataaatatgagatatggggggggggggtcggtgagaTTAAGGATAATTGTGGGACATACAAGTTCTGTACCATATATTGTACCACTGGACCCTCATCTACATCTCATTATCTGGATGATGATGGTATATAATGTATAGCTGACATTGGACCATGGTCTAGAACTGATGATCTAGCtgtgattgtacaatgtatggTTGGTGGTCTAGTTATTTTTGTACAATGTATGGTTGGTGATCCAgttgtgactgtacaatgtatggTTGGTGATCTGGCtgtgattgtacaatgtatggTTGGTGATCTGGCTGTGATTGTACAATAAATGGTTGGTGATCTTGTTGGGATTGTACAATGTATGGTTGGTGATCTGGCTGTGATTGTACAATGTGTGGTTGGTGATCTGGCtgtgattgtacaatgtatggTTGGTGATCTGGTTGGTATTGTACAATGTATGGTTGGTGATCTGGCtgtgattgtacaatgtatggTTAGTGGTCTGGTTattattgtacaatgtatggttGGTGGTCTGGTTGGTATTGTACAATGTATGGTTGGTGATCTGGCTGTGATTGTACAATGTGTGGTTGGTGATCTGGTTGTGATTGTACATGGTGTGGTTGGTGATCTGGCtgtgattgtacaatgtatggTTGCTGATCTGGGTattattgtacaatgtatggttGGTGATCCTGTTGTGACTGTACAGTGTATGGTTGGTGATCTGGTAGgaattgtacaatgtatggttgGTGATCTTGTTGGGATTGTGCAATGTGTGGTTGGTGATCTGGGTGTCATTGTACAATGTATGGTTGGTGCTCTGGTTGGAATTGTACAATGGCAAGGCACCCATCAGAAAATTTGGgggcccttacacagctttagacctgccccccccccccctgaccacCAACATTTCACAAGgcccgcccactggccatcccacagaATCCaacagccccatatattcagcaaaccccccccccccccatatattcagaaaagagatggcccaatccagcagAAAAGACATCCCAGTCCAGCAAAATgaaagcccaatccagcaaagagacatccctatccagcaaagagacatccccatatattcagcaaagagacatccccatgtaTTCAGCAAAGAGCCAGCCTAATCTAGCAAAGAGACACCACCatcaagcaaagagacagcccaatccaacaaagagacagtcACCACACAGGCCCACATCCAGAAACATTGTCAATCAATTTACCAAACATGTGATGTTTAACAACTTGTCTCCAATCCACAGTGAGCAGTCAGTCAGGCTACACACAGTGCAGCTCTTCCACACAGCTGAGCTGCTACTGGCACCCAAACCAGCATTCAGTCTGCAGTGAGAGGCGGAGAGCAGAGGATATCACTCCGCCATCCACTCTCTCAGGATGCATCCAGAACTAAGTGAGCTGCATTGGACTGCACTCTGCAGCCGCCCTGCTAAAGCACTAGTATGCAGAGAGTGCCTCTCCCGTATTGTCTCTGGCAGAGGTACTGGAGCACCGTTCCGGAACGTTCTGTCAGAAATAAGCCCTCGCTGTTACTATAAAGTAAGTCAACAAGTCATTGGTTTAGGGGCCCGGGCCCGGGCCCATACCAACGAGTTATACTTGCTACTAAAGAGCAGCAACAACTCGTTGGTTGGGGCCCgggccccctacatgtgtatgggctgtccccccctgATTGTGGCCCTGATGGAGATCTGGTTGGGATTGTACAATGTATGGTTTGTGATCTGGTTGGGATTTTACAATGTATGGTTGGTGGTCTGGTTATGATTGTACAATGAATGGTTGGGAATCTGGTtgtgattgtacaatgtatggTTGGTATTGTACAATGTATGGGTGGTATTGTACAATGTATGGTTAATGATCTGGCTGCGATTGTGCAATATATGGTTGGTGATCTGGTTGGCATTGTACAATGTATGGGTGAAACTGGACAATGACCTGGAACTAATGATCTGTTCTCTCTGTCCAGGTGATTCCATGGAGCCCAAGGCCGAGGAGAAGTCTGGGAAGAAGAGGACCAGGGCCGCCTTCTCCCATGCTCAGGTCTATGAATTGGAGAGAAGGTTCAGTCTGCAAAGATATCTCTCGGGACCAGAAAGGGCCGATCTGGCTGCGGCCTTAAAGCTCACGGACacccagattaagatctggttcCAGAACCGGCGATACAAGACCAAGAGGAAGATGATGGCCAAGCAGCAGGCAAGCAAAGCCCAGGAGGCCCCGGCCAGGCAGGTGGCAGTGAGGGTCCTGGTGAAGGATGACCAGAGACAATACTGCCAAGAGGAGTTCCTGTGCCCCTCTCTGCTGTCACTATACCAGGCCTACCAATATTACCCACTCCTGTACCGGATACCCGCCTGGTCCCCCCACATCTAGCCCTCAGCATGGAACCCATTGCCTCTGACTCAAGCTGAAGGGGGTTAGAAGAACTCTGGCCATCATTCCTCTTCCTCCCTCCATACTGATCACCTACCTTTTGGCCTCAGATAGAAGTGGCAGCAAATAGTTCCTGCTCAGTCCTTCTGTCCCCCCAGTATATGTGGGGGTGACTCCTGTGTGCTACCCTAAAATATTCCCCTGAGGAAGGGGGGGTCATCCTCAATAGAGCTGAGACCAAATACAAGAACCCTGTGCCCATCCATGTGCTGGGTACATCTGGGAACACCACAAGCCAGTGAAACAATTCTCTATGCTTCTGAATTAGGCATCTCTTTATGTGTAGAGTGGATGGACCTGATATAGCCTGAGTCCCAGTGTTTGCCTTGTACAGACTGGTCTATACTGGGTCCCAGTGCCTGCAATGTACTGGGCAGGTTGAAGTACAGACTGGCCTATAATGGAGTAGTACAGACTGATCTATACTGGGTCCCAGTGCCTGCTTTGTACTGGGCATGAGCAGTACAGACTAATCTATACTGGGTATCAGTGCCTGCCTTATACTGGGCAGGATGGACTACACTGGTCTATAATGGAGGAATACAGACTGATCTATGCTGGGTCCCAGTGCCTGCTTTGTACTGGGCAGGAGGAGAACAGAATAATCTATACTGGGTCCCAGTGCCTGCTTTGTACTGGGCAGGAGGAGTACAGAATAATCTATACTGGGTCCCCGTGCCTGTCTTGTACTGGGCAGGATGGAGTACAGACTGATCTATAATTGTTCCCAGTGCCTGCCGTGTACTGAGCAGGATGGAGTACAGACTGGTCTATAATGGAGGCATACAGACTGATCTATGCTGGATCCCAGGGCCTGCCTCCTACTGGGCAAGAAGGAGTACAGACTGGTTTATAATGGTGGAGTACAGACTGATCTTTACTGGATCCCAGTGCCTGCCTCCTACTGGGCAAGATGGAGTACAGACTGGTCTATAATGGAGGAGCACAGACTGATCTGTACTGGATCCCAGTGCCTGCCTCCTACTGGGCAAGAAGGAGTACAGACTGGTTTATAATGGTGGAGTGCAGACTGATCTATACTGGACCCCAGTGCCTGCCTCCTACTGGGCAGGATGGAGTACAGACTGGTCTATAATAAGACCCAGTGCCTGCCTTGTACTGGGCAGGATGGAGTACAGACTGATCTATACTGGGTTCCAGTGCCTACCTTGTATTGGGCAATCTGGAGTACAAACTGGTCTATAATCTGTCCCAGTGCCTACCTTGTATTGGGCAGGATGGAGTACAAAGGGGTCTATACTGGTCCCAGAGCCTGCCTAGTACTGGGAAGGAAGGAGTGCAGACTGGCCTATACTGGGTCCCAGAGCCTGCCTAGTACTGGGCAGGATTGAGTACAGACTGATCTATACTGGTCCCAGTGCCCACCTTGTACTGGGCAGAATGAAGTACAGACTGGTCTATACTGGTCCCAGAGCCTGCCTAGTACTGGGCAGGATGAAGTACAGACTGATCTATACTGGTCCCAGTGCCCACCTTGTACTGGGCAGGATGAATTACAGACTGAACTATACAATGCCTGCCTTGTACGGGACAGGATAGAGTACAGACTGGTCTTTACTGGTCCCAGCGCCTGCTTTGTACTGGGCAGTATGGAGTACAGACTGATCTATACTGGTCCCATTGCCTGCCTTGTACTGGTCTATACTGGTCCCAGTGCCTGCCTTGTACAGGACAGGATAGAGTACAGACTGGTCTATAATGGTCCCAGAGCCTGCCTTGTACTGGGCAGTATGGAGTACAGACTGATCTATACTGGTCCCATTGCCTGCCTTGTACTGGGCAGTATGGAGTACAGACTGATCTATACTGGTCCCATTGCCTGCCTTGTACTGGGCAGTATGGAGTACAGACTGATCTATACTGGTCCCAGTGCCTGCCTTGTACTAGTTAGGGAAAAGTACAGACTGGTCTATACTGGGACCCAGTGCCTGCCTTGCATTGGGCAGGATGGAGTAGAAACTGGGCTATACTGGTCCCAGTGCCTGTACTGATCAGGTTGTAGTATCAGCATTGTGCTGTGTGTTGTGACTGTGAACAATCTGCTGGATTTCCCCTGCAGATCTCGGTGCACTTATTGTAAATATCGGACCGATCGCCCCATACATTGTAATTTATTAGACGGATGACTGATTTCTGGCTTTGTAGTCCGAAGTAAAAATTTATTCTTCAATTTACGATCTATTTCCTTTATTATTGATCGATTTACAATCCGATATTCCCGATCCCCCGGATCGTATCTTTGTATAGCGGCTCCTCGACTTTCACTGACTTTTATTATTTCCTTATTGTTGAAATGTATTTACATCACAGATCGGAGGAGATCGCTGAATGGTCGTTCACTAAATACAACCGAAGAGGGATTATCGGGAATCCATCAATCtgtatttataaataatatatctCCCAAGATTCTTTAGATGTGTACAGAAACAGATTTCCTTTATTcgatttttttctgtttcaatcgcaatttttttttttttttttttggggggggggggggggggtaaaggaggCGATTCCGATGATTTCTATTAAATAAAATAATCGGAATGACTTCTCTGTACAAAATGTTTGTAATTCACAAATAATAATGGAGACAATCCGGGTAGACAGTCATTTATCGATCCGCATCGAACAGTCTCACCTCCCAGAATGTATCGATCAATCCTGATTGTGTTGTTAGTGACCGATTCTTCCATACACCCGATCTCCTTTTCTGTTATATAATTGCAGTTATGGCATTCCTGCATTCCCGATATCGGGCGATGTATGAAGGAGGCGATATACCGGCAAATCATTCCTTCCAGTGTGGGGTGACATCGCCCTCCTCCTGGTGCGATCTGTCAGAGATCTCCTCCTAACGATATTAATCGGTGCGGAGCTGCCATGATCAGCCGTGGATTCCACCAGGACTGTGCGACAAAATCAAAGATTGTTTTCATCCATCGGGCGACAATCGACAAAAACACAATTATAACATCTATCCCTGGAGGGATAATATATCATAATATGACAATATAGAATtgtgatataatataatataagttaatgaaacataatttaaaaaatatattatatatatatatatatacacacacataataggTAATATCTTTTGTATATAACTAATATGatgtaatataaaataatataatatgaaaTAATAATATCGTCTAAGATAATATAAAGTTATtgaaacataataaaatatattgcagtataatataatataatgttgtagaattttataaaaatattataatataaaataaaaatataatctaAGATAATATAATGTAACTTAAGTTTTACCCATACGTTTAATATAATATGGTAATAAGGTGATAATgtaatatacaataataataaaatataatgtaatataattgtATATGAATAATATAATgtgatataaaataatataatataaaattataaCCTATATGATATAATACAATgtaatgtaaaataatataatataatgtaatataattttatataaataatataaagtgATATAAAATAATATACTATAAATTAATAATCCAATGTAATTAACCtatgaatataatataatataatgtaatatcattttttttataaataatataatGTGATATAATATAATGTGATacaatatataatgtaatataaaataataatataatataatgtaatataatataacataataataacaatataatcTAAGATATAATGTAAGTTACTGAAAAATATTAAAGTATACTGTGatgtaatataatattatattttataatgtaatttagtaatatgtaatgtaaagaaatataatataatataatgagaTAAGATGTTATAATATAGTATAAGTAATCTAATATAAtgtaacctaatataaaataaaataatgaaatttaATACAATATAATGAAatctaatatataataaaaatatatatataatatgcccaGCCAATTTATATAAGAGGATCCAGCCGATGCTGGGATCGTACGATTATCGCTGGTTTTTAAATGTGAATATCTGAAGCTGATTTCGGAATTGTTCCCCCAGAATAAAGTGAAGATCGGCTTCCATCGTCCGATCATGTGGATTCCTCTGATTGGATATCGATCTTAGCGTTCTTCTCCATGATTGGACGTTGAAAGGATCTTTGTGTCCTTTCTGTGTTCACTGGCTCTACATTCTGATTGGTGGATTCGGCTCCTCTCCCCCCATAGAAAGTATAAAAATGGGAAGTGACATTATATAgctgtagaactacaactcccatcccCCTCTGTTACCAGCTTTTTGCAACAGACTATCATCGATCTCTCTGCTGTGACAGGAAATATGGAGGCTGGAGGATTTTATCTCTGCAGTTTATATCTCTGCAGTGTATATATCTGCAGTGTATATCTCAGCAGTTTATATCTCAGCAGTTTATATCTCTGCAGTGTATATCTCAGCAGTTTATATCTCAGCAGTTTATATCTCAGTAGTTTATATCTCAGTAGTTTATATCTCTGCAGTGTATATCTCAGCAGTTTATATCTCAGCAGTTTATATCTCTGCAGTGTATATCTCAGCAGTTTATATCTCAGCAGTTTATATCTCAGTAGTGTATATCTCAGCAGTTTATATCTCAGCAGTTTATATCTCAGTAGTTATATCTCAGCAGTTTATATCTCAGTAGTGTATATCTCAGCAGTTTATATCTCAGCAGTTTATATCTCAGCAGTTTATATCTCAGTAGTTTATCTCAGCAGTTTATATCTCAGCAGTTTATATCTCAGCGGTGTATATCTCAGTAGTTTATATCTCAGCAGTGTATATCTCACACCATCATTTTTGCAGGATCTGTAATCACATCATACAGGAAAGCTGCatatggggttgggggggggggggggggggacttttaggTAAATTGATGCAAATGGGAATATTTTTACCTCATTTCTGCTGTTATGAGATTTAAAAGTAAAACCAATGCAAAGCAGAGAGAGTGTTGGATGAAGTGGACACTGATGAGACCTGATATGGGGAGGACAGTCTGACTGAGAGCAATGATCAGGATCTGGTGAGGAGGGGGTGGGAGGTATTTCCAGCAcctccaatgccccccccccc
It contains:
- the LOC141105217 gene encoding homeobox protein zampogna-like, translated to MSERSGSRASFTIRDILNMDCADCEEDCHTSKNDLQSPDRGPQEDTEGPHWYTDQEPHSEGDSMEPKAEEKSGKKRTRAAFSHAQVYELERRFSLQRYLSGPERADLAAALKLTDTQIKIWFQNRRYKTKRKMMAKQQASKAQEAPARQVAVRVLVKDDQRQYCQEEFLCPSLLSLYQAYQYYPLLYRIPAWSPHI